TTCTCCGCGATGTCCTGCTCCATTTTGTCACAGACTGAAAGGCGTGTTTCTATTTCCTGGACGATGGCTTGTTGTTCTGGCATTGTAGGCAACGGGATTTTCATATTCAAAAATCTTTTTTGCGTGAGATTCACACCACTATCACTAATTCCAGTTTTCAAACCCTCTATAATAAGTGTATACTTTGCAGAATTCATTGTGTATTCAAAAAATTCAGGCACAATAAGGTCTTTTTTGAGTTTAATTCTGTATGCTTTATCGCAATTAATCAATCTAGGTCTGACTTTTTTAACTAAACAACATACCCCAACTCTGACTCTCGGACCAGCACGTGTAATTAAGATGTCGCCTGCATTCAATTCATGTTGTGACTTTGGTTCAAGGTTTTTAGGTAATTTCTTGTTCTCTCTTTCATTGAAGTGGCCAGCTTGGATTGCAGTTGTTTTTATCACCCCCCACTCATCATCATTTGTGGATGGTTCTTTGTTACATTTTGGGCTCCAACCTTGTCCGAGTTCTTCAATTACCTCAGTGATAGGCACAAAAGTTTCAATTTTTGATGTTTCATCTAGCACCGCCTGCCTGTAAACTTTGAGCTGCTCCTGTACCAGTTTGAGATTGGTGATGCCGTTGTCGAGTTCGCTGAAGAGCTGCTCGATCTTGGAGACTATGGCGCGTTGTTCGGGGAGTGGAGCAACAATAAATCGTATCGAATCAAATTTACTTTTATTTACAATGGTAACAGTTGTAGCAGAAGCTAAATTATTGAGCTGATTTTTAAAAAAAAGTGATTGTACTTGATAATATGTAAATTTAGGTTCAATAAATTGTGTTGGTTCTATGGCATTGATTTGCTGATTGAAAGCAATTTTTTTATTTGCTAAACCAACCCTGCCTAAATTTCCAATGCATGTTATCAAAACAGTTCCTTCTGGAACAACTCTTGCTTTCTCTGCTCCTTTATTAGATAAATATTCAGAGGGCTCTCCGATAATTGAATTGAACAATTCAGGTGGCTTTATTAATGGAATTTCAGAACCATAGTATTCAGATTTTTTCTTTGAAGGTGTATTTCCAGTAACAGTTTCAAAGATAGAACCAACCTCAGACTCTTCCCATCCAACCTTTTCTTGTGCAAATCCTGAACTTTGGATGTTTTGTGAAGTCTCTTGTGGAATGGAACGATATTCAGAATTGTACTCTTCCTTTTCCTCTGCTGAAGACATTGTATAGTCTTTGTTTAAAGAGCTTTGATATGATTTTGTTTCAAAATAATCCAGAGGTAAATAGCAGTAAGATTGGGGTGGTCTGAAGTCTTTTTTCAAGATATAGGGATCGATTGGTTCAGAAAATTTTTCAAAATTAGTGATTTCAATTGCATAGCCGATATCCGATGTTTTATAGTAGTCAAAAAAGTCCTTTTCCGGGATGCCGGCATATTCACTACATTGTTTCCAGAGATTTTGAGGTGAATCTTCAATTATTCTTACAATCTCAAATGATGCAACTATTTTTTTAACAGGAGAGCTTGCATAAATGAAAACTTTACTGATATCTCTTTTTTTAAAAATAGCTTTTCTAAACTCGAATTTCTTTTTACCAGCTATTATCTCATCAACATACTTTGGTTTAATTGATAGTAAAACGTTCATCGAGTTTGCCACCAGTTTTTAGGGCTAGATATTTCTCATGGTTTATTTCTGTTATTGATTGTGGTGGTCCTTTTAAAATATTTTCATGGATAAGTTCATTCAGATCCATTGGATCTGGTAAGAAAAAGTGGTGCTTAAAACGGATTATAAATGCATTTTTATCTGCTTTCT
The window above is part of the Methanolobus zinderi genome. Proteins encoded here:
- a CDS encoding restriction endonuclease subunit S; its protein translation is MNVLLSIKPKYVDEIIAGKKKFEFRKAIFKKRDISKVFIYASSPVKKIVASFEIVRIIEDSPQNLWKQCSEYAGIPEKDFFDYYKTSDIGYAIEITNFEKFSEPIDPYILKKDFRPPQSYCYLPLDYFETKSYQSSLNKDYTMSSAEEKEEYNSEYRSIPQETSQNIQSSGFAQEKVGWEESEVGSIFETVTGNTPSKKKSEYYGSEIPLIKPPELFNSIIGEPSEYLSNKGAEKARVVPEGTVLITCIGNLGRVGLANKKIAFNQQINAIEPTQFIEPKFTYYQVQSLFFKNQLNNLASATTVTIVNKSKFDSIRFIVAPLPEQRAIVSKIEQLFSELDNGITNLKLVQEQLKVYRQAVLDETSKIETFVPITEVIEELGQGWSPKCNKEPSTNDDEWGVIKTTAIQAGHFNERENKKLPKNLEPKSQHELNAGDILITRAGPRVRVGVCCLVKKVRPRLINCDKAYRIKLKKDLIVPEFFEYTMNSAKYTLIIEGLKTGISDSGVNLTQKRFLNMKIPLPTMPEQQAIVQEIETRLSVCDKMEQDIAENLEKAEVLRQSILKKAFEGKLLDERELEEVRNAPDWEPADVLLERVKAEKKGKK